Below is a genomic region from Alphaproteobacteria bacterium.
TGGACAATGACATCTTCTTTATTTACTTTCTGGATCCCGCGGACAAGTCGCGGGACGTAGGAGGGGATGTAAAATAGTTATTAATTATCAATAGGCTAGTATGTTTATGGGTAATGATATGGCCGCGGGACGTAGGAGGAGGGATGGTGCCCGCCACTTGTAGCGTCAAGTCATTTCACTATATCTTATATCTGACCCCTAATTCGATAACTTTATCATGCGGAATTTTGTAAAATTCATAGGCTGCAAGAGAATTCTTAGATAGATAAATATAAAAAGTCTCGCTAAAACCGTTTAAGAAAGGCTGAGGAGAGCTTACGGCAATTCCTTTGCTTAAGAAGAATGATAATTCTTCATCTTTTTCAATGAGTTTTTGTGATTTTGCCCAATGGATAATTTTATGTAAATTAGGATCTTCTTTGAAACCAAATCTTGCATTAATTCTGTATTGATTCGCACAAAGAAGATCAAAAGAAAATTTATCTTTGTGATGATCAAAAGGTGAATCTGTTGTGATGACGGAAACAAAGATTAATTTCTCATGCAAAAATTTATTATGTCGCAAATGTACCAGTAACGAATTGGGTGCTTTATTGGGATCTCGTGTCATAAAAATAGCGGTTCCTGGAATGCGTTGATTGTATTTTTTTACATAATCCGTCATGAATTTTTCTAAGGATTTATGATGGATGGTTCCTTGATATATAATTGCCTTATTTCCCTGAATCCAAACACGTATTGTATATATAATTATTAAGGTTAGCAAAACTGCGTACCAGGCACCTTCGAAAAATTTTGCTAAATTTGTTATAATGAAAAGTAAGTCTAAACAGATAAAGGGGATAAAAATAAGAGCGATTTTATAAAGTTTCCATTCCCATTTAAGATAGGCAACGAGTAAAACCATCATTGTTGTAATAAGCATGCTACCAGATACACTTAAACCATAAGCAACAGCTAAATTTTCAGAACTACGAAATCCTAAAACGGCCATAATAGTGAATATGCAAAGAATGGTATTAATAGCGGGTAAATATACTTGGCCAATTTGTTTGTAAGACGTATGAATGACTTTCATACGCGGCAAATAATTAAACATAATGGCTTGCCATGCAATTGAAAAAACGCCTGATATGATGGCTTGAGAAGCAATGATCGTGGCAAGTGTTGAAAGAATAATAAGTGGATAAAGGCCTATTTTGGGCACTAATAGATAAAAAGGATTCGAAATGGCCTCAGGTGTTTGAAGGAGCAATGCGCCTTGGCCTAAGTAAGAGAGAAGCAAAGCCGGCAAAACAAAATAATGCCATGAAAGTGTAATCGATTTTTTGCCAAAATGTCCTAAATCAGCGTAAAGCGCTTCAGCGCCTGTGACCACAAGAAATATGCCGCCCATGGCTTTCAGGGCTAAAAATCCATTATTGTAAAAAAATTGGATCGCATAAAAAGGATTTAATGCTTTTAAAATAAAAGGTGTTTGAATTATCTGTGCTAAGCCTAAAAGGCCAATGGTTAAGAACCAAATAATCATAATGGGACCAAAAAATTGGCCGATATAACCACTGCCTTTTTTTTGAATATAAAAAAGACCCAAAAGAATCATAATCGTTAACCAAATAATATGCTCTGAAAAAACAGGTGAAATAAGCTTGAGCCCTTCGACAGCACTAAGTATTGAAATTGCAGGTGTGATAACGCCATCGCCGAAAAACAAACCACACCCAATAATACCCAAAATAATGGGAAGTGCTTTAAAGGAACCCAAATTTAATTTTGAACACAAAGAAGATAAAGCGAGGATGCCGCCTTCTCCGTGATTATCGACTTTTAATACAAAGCTTACATATTTAATGGAAACAATCAAAAAAAGCGTTAGCATAATAATGCTTATAAGGCCTAGAATATTTGTTTCATCTACAGGAAGATTTCCCATAACAAAACAACTTTTAAGCGCGTATAAAGGACTTGTTCCAATATCACCATAAACAATACCGATGGCACCAATAATAAGGGATTTATGGGCTAAATTTTGTTGATTCATTGGAACAGATATCGTTTTACTAATGATTTGTATCCTTTTTTTTATGACGGGGATTTATACTAGCCCCGATTGGGTCAGGGCTAGTAAATTAAGATTATTGAGCCATAATTGGATAGGCTTTTGAACCAAGCAATACATTGTTTTGATTGAATGTGTTCATGGTTAATGCATTTCCAGGCATATCAATATCCATACGTACAAACACAGAATCAACATTTTGATGAACGACACTTACAGCTTTACCCAAACAACTATCTATAGCGCTTGAATCTGGAAAGATTGGCGTTTCATCTTTTTTAATAAAATGTAATCCATTGCTTTCACGTGTATCAATAGAATCAGGAAAATCCTCTTGTTTTCCAAAATTAATGGCTTTTAAACCAGAAGACATTATTTCTGTAAGTGTTCCAATTACTTTTTCTTCATCATTACTAATGGTATAAGTACCTCCATGGGTACAATGACCATCACCTGTCAGTAGGAATACTTTTGAAATCGGCGTTCCATCAAGATCATTGCCTAATATTGTTTCAACGACTTGTTTTTGTTGTATAGGAAATCCTCCCCAAGAATCTATGTCATTTGATGAAATGAGGGGGATCGAGGATACAACAAATTTAACTTTATCTTTAATGGCTGGATTTTGAATCCATTTTTGAAAAACTTGAAATTGCTCATCACTTATTACATGAGGAATTTGATCATTACCGTCTTTATCTGTCGTATGTGTAACGCGTTCTTGACGTGTGTCAAATACAAAAAACTCGGCGGGACCTCTGGAAAAAGAGTAATAGAATTTTTGTGAACCGTTTGGTCCATCCCATTTTTGATATTCAAAAAATGCTTTCATTGCGTGTGCAACGATATTTGCATCCTTTACTTCTTCTGATGGTACAACATTGTTAAAACCCGAACCATGATCATCTTCTTGGCTATATGTGATTGTATTTGCAAGTAAATTTTTATAATTTGGCAATCCCCATACTGTTTGATAAAGACCGCGCATCTGGCTTAAACTTTTTGATTGCCCAAAGCCAATTTTGCCGATGGGATCAAGATAGACATTATCGCCAATACGTAAAAAAAAGCTATTTGCAGTATCTTCTTTAAGTTGCTCTGAAATGGCATTAAAAATAATATCATTATCTGAGTCGAAAAGATTAAACCCTAAGACGTCGGTATAGCGAAAACAGGATCCAAATACAAAAGAAAATTGTTCGGCATTAGGATTCGGTGTATGGAATTTACCTGTAGATGCGTGATCCCAATTATTGATAGTGATATTATCAGCGGATAATTTGACATCTTTTTTTGTTTTAATATAGCCTATTTGATATTCGTAAGGTGTATTGATTTGTAATTCAGGAAATGGAATGATGCCTATTTTATCATTGAGGCTGTCAACTTTTGTAAATTTTAGTGGTTCAAAATCTGCATCACCTGTTTTAAGGCGCGCAACTATATAATAATCTTTATGGTGTTTATCGCCGGCACGCCCCCAAAGATGAACCTTATTATGGGATTCATTTGTATCTCCATTATCAACACCATTTACAATTGGTCCTGATGTAAGCGGTTTAAGGTCAAGGTCGATTGCATTGACTTGATGCAAATTTAGTAAAAGTATTGTCGGTAGTGTTGCAAATCTTAAAAATTTATTGAAATAGCGCATGGAATCCTCCAAAATTTTTATTTAAATACAGTGTAGCAAGACCTTAAAAACAAAAATAGCTCTAACGTGCTGACTATTATTCTATTTAAAATTCAGTATGATTGTTGAAAAGGGGAAAAAAATGACAGCAAATCATCAGCCAATTATTTCACAAGAAGATTACGTTCAACGTGATATAGCCCATGTGATTCATCCATTTACGGATTTGGATCTACATGGACGCGTTGGACCACTTGTTTTACAAGAGGGTAAAGGTGTTTATCTATATGATATAGATGGTCATAAATATTTAGACGCTATGGCTGCGTTATGGTGTACGTCATTAGGATATTCAGAATCCAGATTGATTGAAGTTGCCTATGCGCAAATGAAGAAGCTTCCCTTTTATCATATTTTCAATAATAAAAGTCATGGGCCCGTTGTTGATCTTGCTGAAAAATTAACACAAATTACGCCATCTTCGGCAAGAAATGGTCCTATGCAAAAAGTTTTTTTTGCCAATTCTGGATCGGAAGCCAATGATTCGGCTGTAAAACTTGTGTGGTATTACAATAATGCAATGAATCGTCCTAAAAAGAAAAAAATTATTGCACGCTTGAAGGCGTATCATGGCACAACCATTGCTGCTGGTAGTTTAACAGGATTGCCGCATGTGCATGCTGGCTTTGATTTGCCGATTAAAAATATTCTCCATACGGATTGTCCGCATTATTGGCGTTATGGCAAGGATGGCGAATCTGAAGAAGAATTCACCCATAGATTGGTTAAAAACCTAAGAAACTTAATTGAAAAAGAAGGCCCTGATACAATTGCAGCCTTTATTGCAGAACCCGTGATGGGGGCAGGGGGCGTGATCGTCCCACCCAAAAATTATTTTGAAGAGGTTCAAAAAGTTTTAAGACAATACGATATATTAATGATTGCCGATGAAGTTATTACGGGTTTTTGTAGAACCGGTAATTTATTTGGATGTGAAACCTTTAATATTCAACCTGATATGATTACTTTTGCGAAAGGTATGTCCTCTGCTTATCAAGCAATATCGGCGCTTTTAATTACAGGACCGATGCATGAAGCAATTAAAGAATATAGTCACCAATTTCATGTATTTGGGCATGGGTTTACCAATACGGCACATCCAGTGTCGAGTGCTGTGGCATTAGAAGCCATCAAAATTTACGAGGAACGTGATCTTGTCGGTCATGTTCGAAACTTAGGGCCTTATTTACAAAAGCGTTTACGTGAAGTATCCGATCATCCGATTGTGGGCGAGGTAAGGGGCATTGGCTTTTTAGGTGGCATAGAACTTGTTGCGAACAAAAAGACAAAAGAATCCTTTAGTCCCAATGATGCCGTTGGTCCATATTTAATGAAAAAAGCACAAGATTACGGATTGATGCTAAGATCGCTGGATGATGTGATTATTTTTTGTCCGCCGCTTATTTTTACAGAAGCACATATTGATGAAACGGTGGATAAATTTAAAAAGGCGTTGCAGACAACATACGAAATGGTACAAGCAAAAGGCCTTATATAACTACCCATCCTATGAGCAAATTCGGCGTCAGGGCTATACTTCCGGTACTCATGTACAAAGAGGTACACGACTTTCCGGTTTTCGCCCTTTCTAGACTTCGCCTCACAATCTGGATAGTTTGGTTAACTTACACTGATACGGGTCAACCCTTTCTCAGGTATGAAGAATACGCATCGCGCGTCATTCCTTGTCTGAGCATAAAGTTTACTCACTATAATTACGAAGCTATTTAGATTATGGGCAAATTCGTCGTCAGGGCTACCCAGAAATTTAAAACTGGCGGTACATGTATGAAGAAGTACACGCCGTTCTGGTTTTGCACTTTCTAGACTTAACCTCATAATCTGGATAGTTGTGCTGGGTTAACTTTATGTTGATATGGTGTTATTATTTTTCTGAGGTTACTTTAGAGAACGCATACAATAGAGAATGAAATAAACAAAATGAAAAAAATTTGGATCGCTTTTACTGTTATATTGAGCCAACCCCTTTACGCTGAAGAATCAGGTGAGGATTTGTCGATTGTATCTTTTGGTGGTATTACCCAGGATGCGCAGCGTGAGGTTTTTTTTGAGCCATTTTCAAAGGAATCTGGCAAAAAGATAAAAGAGATTAATTATAATGGTGGAATCTCTCAAATAGCTGAAATGGCAAAGAAAGATAAATCAGAATGGGATCTTGTTCAGGTGGAAGCGTCAGATCTTGTTGAAGGTTGTCGCAATAATTATTTTGAAACGCTGAATTGGAATTTAATTGGTCAGAAAAGCGAATATGTGCGTGGTGCAACTCATAATTGCGGTGTTGGCTCTTTCATTTGGGCCATGGTTATGGCTTATAATCAAGACATTTTTCAAGAAAATCCACCTCAATCTTGGGCTGATTTTTGGGATGTTCAGAAATATCCTGGGAAAAGAGGATTGCGTAAAACGGCACGTTTCACCTATGAAATTGCTTTGTTAGCAGCAGGGGTACAGGGACGAGATGTTTATACTATTTTGCGTGCGCCAAATGGATTTGAACAAGCACTCAAAAAATTAGAAGAACTTTTACCCCATATTGAATGGTGGGAAGAAGGTGCGCAACCGTCACAATGGTTACAAACCAAAAATGTTGTAATGTCTGCTGGTTATAATGGGCGTATTGCCAATGCGATTAAAGATGGCAATAATTTTAGAATGATTTGGAAAAATGCAATTTATTCAATAGATTACTGGGTAATTCTTAAGAACTCACATCATAAGGATGCAGCTTATCAATTGTTGCGTTATATGGCGCCATTAAGACGTCAAGCTGACTTTGCCGAGCTTATTCCTTACGGACCACCTACCAAACGATCTTATAAAATGTTGAGACGTGATACGCAAATGATGTTACCTGACGTTCAAAATAAAACGGGTACCGTTTTTCCGTTTGATTATGAATTTTGGGGTGTTGTTGGAGAAAAATATGAAGCTGAGTTTCAAGATTGGCTTGTAAGGAAAATAAAAGAGTTAGAAACGAAGAGATTTGGACCTGAAGTAATTGTTAATGTGCCTCAAAGTTCAACTTTTTACCTGAATGAGAAAAAGTAAAAAAGTGTTTTCTATTTAGGTTGATAGGGCGTATTCGTCCCTTATGTAGGAAATCAATGCGCTTCGTTTCTCATGTCTTTTTAATCTAAAGCGAAAACGCTATAGTTTACCTCTCGTTCTCTCTCTTAACCAAAAGTGAAAACAATATAGTATTTCTAAGATATTGTGGTTAGATAAAAAAATAAGTATACTGTTTGTTACAATAGGGTAATGATAAATATTTTGCTAAAAAATAGTAACGTGTTTATCGATATAATAAAAACCGGAGGAAAATATGAGAAATTTAACATTGATGTTTGCTGCGCTTGTCTTGATAAGTTCATCTGAATCATTTGCAGTTGGAATGCATGATAAAACACCTGCTGAATTACAGCAATTATGGGCTGCAAACCAACAAAAATGCAAACAAAACATTGAAAACACAAGACAATTATTGGCGCCTTCTGATTCAAAACGTCGCGCTGCAGGCGATGCGCTCAGAGGTGTTTTAGGTAAAGATACCAAAGAAGGCAAAAAAGAAGAAGCTATGAAAAAGCTGAATGAATATGAGATGCAACAACAAGGCGCATCTACATCGATTACTTCTGCTTTAACTGCTTTTATTGGTTCAAAATCAACTGATGCGACAGCCATTGCGAATATAGAAAAAGAAATAATGGATCATGCGATGAAATGTGATAAAACGACTGCAGATTTATCTAAATCAGCGCAATAATAGGTTCCAAGAAACGCTTAGTTTTATAGTTCTAACGAAAAACCATGGGGCTTGCCCCGTGGATGAAGAAGTCCCTCTATTTTTTAAGAAACTTGCAGATTGTTAGTGTCTTTTAAATAGAGGGCAAGTTTACTTGTAACAGGCTGATACCGTGGGGCTTGCCCCGTGGAGTTTCACTTATCTTTTACCATGTTTATACATTTTCGGTGTCATTCCACGTTTTATATCATTTTTAAAATATGTAACATTATGCTGATTAAGAGGATATTTTAAAAAAGAACCATCTTTAGC
It encodes:
- a CDS encoding aminotransferase, which produces MTANHQPIISQEDYVQRDIAHVIHPFTDLDLHGRVGPLVLQEGKGVYLYDIDGHKYLDAMAALWCTSLGYSESRLIEVAYAQMKKLPFYHIFNNKSHGPVVDLAEKLTQITPSSARNGPMQKVFFANSGSEANDSAVKLVWYYNNAMNRPKKKKIIARLKAYHGTTIAAGSLTGLPHVHAGFDLPIKNILHTDCPHYWRYGKDGESEEEFTHRLVKNLRNLIEKEGPDTIAAFIAEPVMGAGGVIVPPKNYFEEVQKVLRQYDILMIADEVITGFCRTGNLFGCETFNIQPDMITFAKGMSSAYQAISALLITGPMHEAIKEYSHQFHVFGHGFTNTAHPVSSAVALEAIKIYEERDLVGHVRNLGPYLQKRLREVSDHPIVGEVRGIGFLGGIELVANKKTKESFSPNDAVGPYLMKKAQDYGLMLRSLDDVIIFCPPLIFTEAHIDETVDKFKKALQTTYEMVQAKGLI
- a CDS encoding KUP/HAK/KT family potassium transporter; amino-acid sequence: MNQQNLAHKSLIIGAIGIVYGDIGTSPLYALKSCFVMGNLPVDETNILGLISIIMLTLFLIVSIKYVSFVLKVDNHGEGGILALSSLCSKLNLGSFKALPIILGIIGCGLFFGDGVITPAISILSAVEGLKLISPVFSEHIIWLTIMILLGLFYIQKKGSGYIGQFFGPIMIIWFLTIGLLGLAQIIQTPFILKALNPFYAIQFFYNNGFLALKAMGGIFLVVTGAEALYADLGHFGKKSITLSWHYFVLPALLLSYLGQGALLLQTPEAISNPFYLLVPKIGLYPLIILSTLATIIASQAIISGVFSIAWQAIMFNYLPRMKVIHTSYKQIGQVYLPAINTILCIFTIMAVLGFRSSENLAVAYGLSVSGSMLITTMMVLLVAYLKWEWKLYKIALIFIPFICLDLLFIITNLAKFFEGAWYAVLLTLIIIYTIRVWIQGNKAIIYQGTIHHKSLEKFMTDYVKKYNQRIPGTAIFMTRDPNKAPNSLLVHLRHNKFLHEKLIFVSVITTDSPFDHHKDKFSFDLLCANQYRINARFGFKEDPNLHKIIHWAKSQKLIEKDEELSFFLSKGIAVSSPQPFLNGFSETFYIYLSKNSLAAYEFYKIPHDKVIELGVRYKI
- a CDS encoding ABC transporter substrate-binding protein, whose amino-acid sequence is MKKIWIAFTVILSQPLYAEESGEDLSIVSFGGITQDAQREVFFEPFSKESGKKIKEINYNGGISQIAEMAKKDKSEWDLVQVEASDLVEGCRNNYFETLNWNLIGQKSEYVRGATHNCGVGSFIWAMVMAYNQDIFQENPPQSWADFWDVQKYPGKRGLRKTARFTYEIALLAAGVQGRDVYTILRAPNGFEQALKKLEELLPHIEWWEEGAQPSQWLQTKNVVMSAGYNGRIANAIKDGNNFRMIWKNAIYSIDYWVILKNSHHKDAAYQLLRYMAPLRRQADFAELIPYGPPTKRSYKMLRRDTQMMLPDVQNKTGTVFPFDYEFWGVVGEKYEAEFQDWLVRKIKELETKRFGPEVIVNVPQSSTFYLNEKK
- a CDS encoding alkaline phosphatase D family protein; this translates as MRYFNKFLRFATLPTILLLNLHQVNAIDLDLKPLTSGPIVNGVDNGDTNESHNKVHLWGRAGDKHHKDYYIVARLKTGDADFEPLKFTKVDSLNDKIGIIPFPELQINTPYEYQIGYIKTKKDVKLSADNITINNWDHASTGKFHTPNPNAEQFSFVFGSCFRYTDVLGFNLFDSDNDIIFNAISEQLKEDTANSFFLRIGDNVYLDPIGKIGFGQSKSLSQMRGLYQTVWGLPNYKNLLANTITYSQEDDHGSGFNNVVPSEEVKDANIVAHAMKAFFEYQKWDGPNGSQKFYYSFSRGPAEFFVFDTRQERVTHTTDKDGNDQIPHVISDEQFQVFQKWIQNPAIKDKVKFVVSSIPLISSNDIDSWGGFPIQQKQVVETILGNDLDGTPISKVFLLTGDGHCTHGGTYTISNDEEKVIGTLTEIMSSGLKAINFGKQEDFPDSIDTRESNGLHFIKKDETPIFPDSSAIDSCLGKAVSVVHQNVDSVFVRMDIDMPGNALTMNTFNQNNVLLGSKAYPIMAQ